Below is a genomic region from Herpetosiphonaceae bacterium.
GCCATTCCGCTGTATCTGCGAGAACGCGATTCAGCGGGATGGCTCATTGCGGTCTACGCTGCTGATCTCAATGCAAAAATGAGCCGATTCACGCCTTCGATGACCATGTAAGCGCTGCCGATCGGTAGCAGTGAACGTGCCGGTTGCCCCGATACCTGAGCTATGGTGCCGCCGCTGCAATCGCGGAACTCCCATAGATCAAAGGTCATTGTCACATCGTAGTATCTGCTAGAAGCAGGTTTTACAAAGTTCAACACTCCGGATAGCGAGTCCATGCCTGGCATCCCGAATCCGTGGGTGTGAGATCGCGGCGTGAGGCCACACGGCCTGACGAGTTTTTTTGAAACAGGAGTACATCATGACGCTTCGTTTTGCCCGCACACTGCTGTCTATTCTTGTCCTGGCCGTGGTCTTCGGTGCTCGCCCCGCTGCCGCCGTGCCACCTGCCCCGACGCCTCTCTCGCCGACGCACGGCGCAAACGTCCTCCTGCCGGTCACTATCGCCTGGTCCGCCGTCAGCGACCCCAGCGGAATCGTCGCCTACAACTGGGAGGTCAGCCCCTCGTCGAACTTCACGACAGTGATCCTCAGCGACTCTACCAGCGGCGAGACTCAGGATACCGTGAGCGGCCTCGCGAATGGCACGTATTTCTGGCGTGTTCAGGCCGTGAACGGCGCGTTCGTCCAGGGAGCGTGGTCCCAGGCGCGGAGCTTCAACGTTACCGGAGTAGGACCCAATGCGCCGGGCACGCCCAGCCTCGGCCCGACCGTGGGGTACTCGACCTTTCACCCGTGGGAATCCATCTCGTTCAATTGGAGCGCCGTTCAGAACGCCGCGACCTACGTCCTCCATGCCTCGACAGACCCGAACTTTCCGGTGGCTACGCGGATTCAGATTGATAACATCCCGACCAACAGCTATGGATTCGCCATCGCCGACGAAGGCAACTACTACGCGCGCGTCTTCGCCGTGAATGCGGACGGCATCGCCAGCGCGCCCTCGAACGTGATCACCTTCTCCGTCTTCTACAATAACCCGGTCCCGCCGCCGCCGTCACCTGTCGCGCCAGCGAATGGCACGACGCTTACGCTGCCAGTCACGCTCACATGGACCCACGTGCTCAATCCGCAGCCCAGCGGATACGAGGTGGAGATCGCCAAAGACTCCCGGTTCGCGACGATCGAGGAGCACATTCCGCAGCTCAATGGTCCGTCCCGAACGGTATTGTCGCTCACGTCGGGGACCAAGTTCTGGCGGGTGCGCTCACACCACGGAGCCGCCTCGCCCACCACCTCCGCCGTCACTGCGTGGTCGGCTACCGGCACATTCACGGTGAGCGCCGCCCCTCCGACGCCTGTTTCGGTGACGCTGACCAACGACCCGCTGTATGGCGGCGATTCCACCTGGGTTGCGGTGCAGCTAACGACGGCGGCTCCTTCGGGCGGTGCGACGATTAGCATGACTAGCTCAAATCCGAATGTGGCACCTGTGCCAGCGACGATCGCGATGCCGGGCAACACGGCCTGGACGCAGTTCATGATGGACACCAGGCCGGTAACGTCGCCGACGCCAGTCACGCTTACCGCGACGCTCAACGGCGCCTCCGCCTCCGTCCAGCTCACTCTGCTCCCAGCATCCTTGAAGTCGATCTCGACGCCCAGCACGACCACCGGCGGCACGCCGGTAGACGCAATCATTATGCTGCATGGCACGGCTCCACCAAACGGAGCCGTGGTGCGCCTCACAAGCGACTCGCCCGCCGCCCGACCGCCCGCCGAGGTAATCATCCCATCGGGCAGCCCCTCGGCATCGGTCCTCATTCCCACCAGCGCCGTCACGACGAATACCCCGGTCACGATCACCGCGAGCTACAACGGCGGCAGCGTCCAGTCGCGGGTCACGTTGACGCCACAGCAGCCGCCTACGTCGCTGACGCTGGACCCGACCGTGACGATTGGAACAGGCGGCAGCTCCTCAGGGCTTGTCACCGTCGCGTCGCCTCCGCCCACGGATCTGCTCCTGCCGATCACCAGCAGCCACCCGGCAATCACCAGGATCAACACCAGCGTCATGATTCCCGCCGGTACGACGCGCGGCAGCTTCAATATCTTCACGAGCGCCGTCACCGAGTCGACCGTCGTCACCATCTCGGTTTCCGGCGCTGGCGTGACAAAATCGGCTACACTGACGGTGAATCCCGATCTACAGCCGACGCCGACGCCGACAGGCCCGCTGCCTGCGCCAAGCCTCGTCAGCCCCGCAAACGACGCCCGCTTCTCGCCCGGCCAGGCGATCACCTTCGACTGGGCCGATGTGAGCGGTGCCGCGAGCTATACTATCCAGATCGACGATGACCAGTTGTTCTCCTCACCGCAGGTTGTGAGCCAGAGCACGACGGCCTCGCAGTTCACTACCAGCACGCTTCCCAGCCGACGCATGTGGTGGCGGGTGCGCGCCAATGATTCCGCTGGCACGCCCGGCATCTGGTCCGCGATCCGACGCTTCGAGGTGAAGAACTAGCATCAGGCTGCCGTCGAGCATACCGCTCTGTTCCACCCGGCATCGTGTCCATCCTGCTTCACGGTATGTCCCAGCACGAAGCCGCCCGGTCATCATCTACCAGGCGGCTTCGATAACTTGATGAGCCGTCATGCTAGCTGTCGGCTTGCTCAATTCGGCCCGGCTGCCCGGCATGCGACTCGCGCCCGACCACGGGCTGCGCTATCGACCATCATTCACGCGGCGGGGCCTTGAGCATCTTCTGGTAACGTGGGTATAGCCCAAGGATTGAAGGGCTGCTACCGGAGCGGAGGGCTGGCGAGTTGCGCCAGCTCAAGCGCCTGCTCCGGGAACCATGCCCCCGCGTCCGGGTCTACCCGGCCCCAGACCGGGTCTACTACGTCGCCGCTCCCCAGGCCACGGCTGCACCGACCATCCGACTCGCCCGGCACCTTGATCCACAGATAGGCGTCCACGAGCGGATGATCGGTAGCTGCCGTCGGACGAATCCCCAGCCCACGATCCGGAGGATTGCACCACGTCTGCGGGTCCGGGAAGGACTGTGTCGGCGTCCACGGCCCCTGACCGTTGCGGCTGGTATCGATGACAAAGTGCGTGGTCGGCTCGACACCGCCGAGGATCAGGTCGTAGCGCGAGCTGATGCCAGCGGTGTTGGCGTACGGTGAATCAGCGTCATCGCTCCAGATCAGGGCCGGGTCGAGCGCCACACCCTGCCAGTTATTGGCCGGACCACCGCTCCAGTACTGGTTGCCGCACGCACCGAAGCCGGTCGGGTTCACCTGCGTGACGTAGGCGATGCAGGAGGAGATCCACGTGCCGTACGCGACCAGATTCTCCGTCCACTGGTAGTTGGACACATTGAGGAAGAAGCCGTCGGCGTCCTGCACGCCAGCCTTCAGCAGCCGGTCCGTGATGTCCCCGACATTCAACCACCCGCTGTGGGTGGCGTCCAGATAGACATGCGTGTTGGGCAGCGCGCCGAGCACGTCCACCGCGTAGTTCAGCATCGCGAAGCGATCGGCTGCGGCGGTCTGCGAGTCGGCCTCGGCTGGCTGGCACCACTCCCGCACGCCATCGATCGTGGTGTACCACGGAATGATTCCGAGGCCGTCGGGCTCAAGGATAATGATCGCCTCACGGCCCTCGATGCCGCGCGCGACGCCGTCGATCCAGGCTGTGTACTCCGCAACCGAGGTCGCGCCACCAGCGGAGTACTGGGCACAGTCACGGAATGGGATGTTGTAGAGCACCAGGACCGGGATCGCCTGCTTGCCGGCGGCCTGGTAGGTGATCTGGCGGACCTGCTGCTCCGCCTGCTTGGCGGAGCCGCTCGTCACCCAGACCGCCGTAGGCGTGCTGATCATCGCGCGGATACGCTCCGCGTCGGCCCTGCGACCCTGCGACGTCAGCTCCGCAACTTGCGCGACCGCGTCGTGATTCGGCTTCGGGGTATAGAACTGGGTGTTCGGATCGAAGCTCAGGCGCGGACCCGTCTTCAATCCTGCCGAAGCGAACGCCGACGTCGTTGAGACGATGAGTGCCGTCAGAAGCGCACTCACCAGCAGCATGTGTCTCAGCGTTGAGCGATGTGCCATGTCCGTCCCTTTCGTCTGTCCAGTCTTGTGCAGGCGAATGTACCTGCAAGCGTTTCTCCGCACGATCCGGCGCAGGATGGCGTTCGTGTGGCGTACCATCGCCACAGAAGTCGGGCCACGCTGCCCTATTCATTAACACTATTGAGACGTTTGCGCGGAATCTTACCTAAGAGTGGGCAGCGCGTCAATCCCGTTTCTGCACGCGCTGACCAGCGCCTCAGCCTCAGGATGCCGCCGATCCGCGCTACTCCGGCGACACAAAGATCCAGATACGGTACACTTCGAGATCGACCGGCGCGAACGTGGTGCCGCTCTTGATGTCGTTGGAGGAAACTGATCGTGAGCTGTATCAAAAATTCATCGCCAACTACGGCAACTACGAGCCGATCTTCGATGTTGGCGCGCTGTACGACAAGCTCAGCCCCATCTCGGAGGAGTTCGACCTGTTCAAGCTCCAGGTGATCCTCAGCGACGACGAGCGCGGCTGGTTCCTGCGCATCCGCTCCAAGACCGGCGTGATCGCGGAGCCGGTTCTGGCGCAGCTTGGCGAGCATCTGATCCGGTTTTTATCGGCTGGCTTTGCCGATCCCAACCTGCCGCTCAAGGATATTGCGCTGCTTGCACCCGACGAGATCGAACGCCTCCGAGCATGTGGTCGCGGCAGCCAGCGAGCAGCGCCCGCGCAGATCGTCGAGCAGATCCGCGATCATGCGCTGCACTCCGGCGAGCGTCCGGCGGTGGTCTGGCGCGAGCAGCAGCTTAGCTACGCCGAGCTTGAAGGGCAGTCGAACCAGTTCGCGCGGATGCTGGCTGCGGCGGACGTGCAGCCCGAGGCGCGTGTGATGCTGATCATGCCGAAATCGCTGGATGTGCCGGTATGCGTGCTGGGCGCCTGGAAGGCCGGAGCCGTCTACGTGCCGGTCGCGCCCGAACTTCCCGCCGAGCGGCTGCTGGCGCTGATCGAGGATTGCGATCCTGACTATCTTGTCGTCGGGCAGGATGTGCTCGAAAAGCTGTCGTTTAAAACGCTGGCGGAGCACGCACGATCGGCGCAGGCTCCTCGCCCGGTGGTGCTGGCCGACGATCTGGAGTACCTCTACACCGAAGAAAGCGCGGATGCTGTTTGCGCGCCGCTGGATCAGCACAGCCTGGCTTACATTATGTACACCTCAGGCACAACCGGCACCTTCAAGGGCGTGTCGATCAGCCACGGCAGCCTGAGCAACGTGCTCCAATGGTTCCGCGAGGCATATCGGCTTGGCGCGCACACGCGGCTGTTGCAGCTCACGCCGCTGACCTTCGATCCGAGCCTTGAGCAGTTGATCGGAGCGCTGGCAGCGGGCGGGCAGGTCCACCTGGCTAGCTCCTCCGAGCTAGCCGCTCCTGAGGCGCTTGCAGAGCGGATCGAGCAGCAGGCGATTGGGCAGCTCAACGCGACGCCGACGGTCATTGAGGATTTGCTGGCGAGCCGCGAGAAAATTCCGAGCCTCGAAACAGTGATCGCCGGCGGCGACAGCCTGAGCGATGAGCTGAAGGCGACGATCCTTGGCAAAGGCTACCGGCTGTATAACCACTACGGTCCCACGGAATGCACGATCGATGTGGCGGCGGGCGGGTGCCACCTTGAGCAGCCGGTGACGATTGGCCGACCGATCGACAATACCCGGATCTCGATTCTGAATGCCGACTTGCAGCCACAGCCGATTGGCGTAGCCGGAGAAATCTACGTCGGAGGCCGAGGGCTGGCGCGCGGCTACTGGCGCGATGCCGCGCTCACGGCAGAGCGGTTCGTGCCCGATCCGTTCGGCGAGGGCGAGCGCCTGTACCGCACGGGCGATGTGGCGAGCTGGACGCCGGAAGGCGAGATCGTGTTTGGCGGTCGGAGCAGCACGCTGGTCAAAGTGCGCGGCGTGCGGATCAATCCCGCCGAGATCGAGCGCGTGCTCAGCGGCGATCCACGGATCAAAGAGGTTGCCGTCGCAGCCTACCACAACGCGATCGGCGAGGAAAGCCTGTGTCTCTTTGTCGGCGGCTCGGACTACAGCGAGAGCGAGATCACGGATCTGCTGCTTCAGCGCCTACCGCACTATTTCGTGCCGTCGCGCACGGTGCTGGTCGAGCGGCTGCCACGGCTCGATAGCGGCAAAGTCGACAACACGCAGCTTCGAGCGCTGGCGTCGCAGCTTACAGTCAGGGCGGCGTACCGGGCACCCGAAACCGAAACCGAGCAGATCATCGCCGCGATCTGGGCCGACGTGCTGAACGTCGAGCAAGTCGGGATCGACACCGACTTCTTCGCGCTCGGCGGTCACTCGCTCATGGCAACCAGGGTCATCTACCGCATCTACGAGGAGTTCGGCATCGACATCAACCTGCGCACCTTTTTTGAATCGAGAACCGTCGCGCAACTGGCGACCGTCGTGGAAGAGCAGCTTTTGCTGACGATGGAGCCAGAAGACCTGGCAAGCATCGATCAGGAATCCGGCGCAGCTCAGGACGAGACGCCCGCGTCATGATCAAAGCGCGATCGAATCGTAGGGACGCGCTGCCCACACCCTGGGACGTATGCAGCCCCTACCGACGTGTTCCGAATATCGACTATCTACAAGGGAGAGCACGTGATCGATTCATCCAAGCTAGAGCATGATCTTCAAGCGCAGATGCAGGCGGGCAAGGTTCCCGGCCTCGCGCTGGCAATCTTCAACGATCGAGAGGTTCTTTACGCCAACGGCTTCGGCGTTACCAGCAGCGAGGATGGCGCTGCTCCGGTGACACCACAGACCTTGTTTCGGATCGGATCGACGACCAAGCCGCTCACGGCCACGGCGATTATGCGGCTGGTCGAGCGTGGACAGCTTGATCTCGATCTGCCGATGACGACCTACCTGCCCTGGCTGGCGGAGCAACTGCCGGAGAGCGCGACAATATAGGCCATCAGGTCCGCGATCGTGTCCCGGCGCCCGGCGTCGGTGACGTTGCCCAGCGGCAGATAGGCCATATCGTCGGCGGCATTGATAGCCGCCTCGATCTCAGCCGTCGTGGGCGCGCTCCCGCAGTAGAACGCATGGCGCAGCGGCTCGCCAAGCGGAGCGCCATACGCCAGCGCGAAGTGATAGGCCGCACCCATGGGCGTTCCGGCATCGCCGGGCGTGGGCGGCACCCACAGATGCAGCCGCGTCCCCTTCCGACCAACGTAGCGCTCGTAGTAGGCCTCATCGAAATGCTCAAGCAGACGCATGTTGGCAAGACAATTCAGCGCAGTGCCGCCGGTCAGCACCAGCTTGCTGCTTCCGATCGTGCGGATCAGGTACTCGACGATATGAAAGAGCACGTCCTCGAACAAGAGATGCATTGCCGCCGCCTTGTCCACGCGCTCGCGGGTAATCTCGGCGTGCTGAATATCCTCGACGTTGAGCACGGCATCTGGATTCCACATCTGATCGGGCGGGATCGCCGGGCCGAGGATCTCGGTCAGCGCGGCGGTGTACGGCTCGGCGTGATCGTGATGCCAGTTAGCCAGCGCGCGATTGAGATAGACCTGCCCATCGTTGCCGAAGTACATAAGCTGCCGCAACTGGCGATAGTATGGATTGGTCAGGCGATCGGTGTTGCCCCAGGCCGCCGCGCCCATGTAGCGCCCTTCGCTGCTGAGCTGGGTCCAGCCGCCCTGCGTCGAGCTGATAAAGCTATACAGCAGGCCCAGCGAGTCGTACTGGCTTTTGTTGTCGCGGATCAGCGTGAGATGGCCCTGCCGCGCGACATACAGCGAGATCGAGTTATCTTCGCCGCTGCCGTCGATCACCGTGATCAGCACCGGCTCGTCGCTGTTGGCGAAGGGCGAGACGGCGTAGGAGAAGTAGGCGTGGTTGCCGTGGTGGCGCATGCCGATGATCGGAAACGGCCTCTGGAGGCCGAGCTGCCGACCCAGTCGCTCGGCGGCCTGGGTATAGCCTTCGCCCAGCGGCACTTGCGCCGCCTCAGGCTGCGGCGCGGGAGCGGTATCCTGCTTGCTGGCGCGGCCTCGCAGCAGCCCGCGCAGCCGAGCTTTGATCGCGTGGGTAATATCGAGATGGCGAAGCTGGCGCAGCGTCCCCGGCAGCTCCTCGACGATCACGCGCGGCGAGTAAAATTGCACAAAGTCGAAGTTGGCGAGGCAGGCATGGAGATCGTCGGCGCCGATGCCACGCTCGGCCATCTGGGCCTTGAGCGCCTCGATCGCCTGCTCCGGGAACCGATCGCAGTGCTTGTGGCCGACGTAGCGCTCTTCTTCGTTATTACAGATCAGCCGCACGCCGCGCTCCCGCGACACCTCGACCAGCGCAGCGCCGGTGTTATGCGTGCGAATGCCGATCCCAAGCAAATACACTGTCTCGCCGCGCTGGAGCTTCTGATGCATCAGCATGGCACGCTGGTGGGCGTAGGCGCTGTCGGCGGTGTAAAAATGCTTCTTCGCGCTAAAGGCTTTCCATACCGGCAAGTACAACCGCTCAGAGATGTTGCCAAGCAATGGATGAGCCGGGCCATATACGCCAAACGTCCGTGCCATCTGGACTGTCCTCCCGACAGAGCTTCTTTCGCTTACCGCAGCTATGACCAGCCGATCGGATTGGCAAGGCCCTTCGACAAGCAGGGTTGGATCGCAGCGACATAGCGGCTGATCGCGGCGAGGCTAAGATTCCGCGCAGCCACAAAGACACGTTGATTCTGCACCAGGCCCGAATTTAGCACAATCGCCCATCCCGGCTTGCCTGCACCTGCCAAGGTCATCGAACGCCAGGCAGGACTTCTGATGCTTGACAGTGCTGCACAGCAACCTTACCATATTTTTATGTTTTGACCGAGCCACCCGACCACGAAGATCCCCAAGCCCGCCGAAGTTCTATGGAGGCATGCTTGCAGGTCCGTTCCGCCTTGCAGTTCGATAACGACCGAGAATTAAAGAACACAGGACCGGAGAGCTGGTGCCTTTCCCCACGATTCCCGATCTGATGTAGAATCGAGCGGTCTTTAATTCTGTACCCAGGAAACGAGCATGGACCATCAGTTAGCACAGCAGACGATTCTGATCGCCAGCTATCTGGAACCTGAGCATATCGAGCGCATTCGGGGCGTCGATGCGCGGCTGCATGTGATCTACGAGCCTGATCTGCTCAGGCCGCCGCGCTTCCCCAACGATCATATCGGGCAGCCGATCCAGCGCACGCCGCAGCAGGAGCGCCGCTGGCGCGATCTGCTGGGCCAGGCGGATATTCTCTTCGATTTCGATCATACCCACCTTGACGATCTGCCGGAGCTTGCGCCCAGGCTGCGCTGGATTCAAGCGACTAGCGCCGGGATCGGCCAGCTCGTCAAAAGGCTGGACTATCCCAGCCGCCTGCCGAACACGGTGCTGACCACCGCGAGCGGTGTTCATGCCCAGCCGCTGGCCGAGTTCTGCCTGATGGCGATGCTGATGTTCAGCAAGGATCTGCTGCGCACGCTCCGCGACCAGGCTCGCAAGCATTGGAGCCAATACTCCGTGGCGGATCTCGAAGGCCGCACGCTGCTGATCGTCGGCGTGGGCAAGATTGGGCGGGAGCTGGCGCGGCTAGGCCAGGCGCTGCGCATGAACGTGATCGGCATCAAGCGCTCGGTCGACGGTGTTGATCCGGCGACGCTGTTTCTCGATCAGGTGTACGGGCCGGAAAGCCTCCATCAGCTCTTGCCGCAGGCCGAGTATCTGGTGCTGATCACGCCGCACACGCCGCAGACCGAGCAGCTGATCGGCGAGGCTGAGCTGGCGCGTTTGCCGCGCGGCGCGATGTTGATCAATATCGGTCGCGGCGCGCTCGTGGACGAGCCCGCATTAATCGCCGCGCTGCGATCGGAGCATCTGGGCGGCGCCGCGCTTGATGTGTTTGCCGAGGAGCCGCTTCCCCAAAGCAGCCCGCTCTGGGATCTGCCCAACGTGCTGGTCAGCCCGCACTCAGGCGGCACCAGCGATCGGGAAAATGAGCGGATCGTGGATCTTTTCTGCGACAATCTGGCCCGCTGGCTGGCCGGTGAGCCGCTGCGCAACGTGTTCAATCCCCAGACGCTCTATTGATGAATCACGCCCTTACGGCGTCACCTGAATGTCGTTCGCCCGCACATCGTCGCGACTCACCGGCTCGGCCATGCCGACGACAACCTTGCGCGATCCCACAAATGGCGCGCGACCATGCGCCACCAGCATATTGTCAAGCATCAAAATATCTCCGCGCTGCCAGGGGAAGGACACCGTTTCCTGATGGTAGGCTTCCCGCAGGGCCTCAACCACCTCCGGCTCGATCGGAGTTCCATCGCCATAGTAGCTATTGGCTGGCAGATCTTCTTCGCTAAACTCCGCCAGCATCGCGTCGCGCACCATCGGGCTGAGCGTGGTGACATGGAAAAACGTCGCGTGGTTGAACCAGACCAGCTCGCCGCTCTGCGGATGGCGCAGCACGGCCTCGCGAATAGCGCGGGTCCGTAAGCGATCACCCTCGCGCCAGGTTGCCTCGATCTGGTGCTGGCGGCAGTACTCCTCGACCGCAGCCTTATCCTCGGTCTGAAACACCGTCTGCCAGGGCAAGCCGATGCCCTGCCCAAAGTTGCGCACATACATCCAGCCCTTGCGCGCAAAGCGCGCGCGAATCGCGGGATCGATCCGCTGATAGACCTTGCGCACATCGGCGATCGGCGTCTCGCCGCCCTGCTCGGCAGCCGTGACACAGAAGAAAAAGATTTTCAAAGGCCAGGTATGCTGGTAGGAGTTCTCGTTGTGGAGAAAAATCGGCTGATCGGCGGGGTAGTCGGTGGATATGTAAATATTGCCGCTGACCTGGCTGCGCGGCGATGAGCGCTCGCGATATTCAAGCAAATTTCCCGATGTCGCCCTCACAAACTGCTCGAAGTCCGCGATCTCAGGCACCGCAAAATCACGGAAGAGCAGGCCGCCGTGCGTCAGCAGATGAGCTTGAATCTCCTCGCGATGCGCTGCGGCCCAATCGATCAGATTCACCCCGTCGATCGTCGGCTGAACCAGGAGCGGCAGGCTGCTGCCGGGCAGGAGCGGAGCAACCTTGACCAGCTCTGCCTGCGCTATGTTCACCGCTTTGCGCTGGATCGATCCCGGCTTCTTTGGTCCCGGCTTCGCCGGGTCTGAGTTCGCCATCGTTCGGCCCCCTTGTCGCTCTCGAACATCAAACGCTGCGGGCGGATCGTGATTGTACCGTATGGTGAAAAACATGCAGCATGCCCGGTCATGTTGCCGACGATACGCGATAGCGGCGGGCTGCACCACCCGCCGTCACCAGCACGGGCGGTCCACCGTCCTCGGCTGGCTCAAACTCGATCAGGCCGCGCGGGCTGATAAAGCTGGTCGCCGTGAGCGGCGTGCAGACCACCTCATCGCCCCACCACTGCATATGCAACCGATCGTCGGCGATGCGAATCTTGATCGGCGTCGGGTCGATCTCCCAGACGGCATACGCGCCGGTATAGGCCGCCCACGCGCCGACATCCGGCACGAACGAGTGGTCACGCGCGAAGCGGCGGTACGGCTCGCTATCGATCATCACGTACTGCACCGGACCTGACGCTTCGGCAACAAAGCCAACGTAGGTCGAGCCGGTATGGTACAGGCCGCCCTCCACGGCGGTCAGCGGCATCGTCTCGCCGTTGAGCTCGAGCATAAGCTGATCGTCGACGATCTCGATCGTCGCGAGGCCGGAGTGGACGCTGAGATACGTGCCGACATAGCGCGGCCACGCCGATCGGTCGGGCGCGACCGCCGCTGGCTGGAAGCGGGCGGCTGGCAGATCGAGCAGCTCGTTGTAGAGCGCTCCGACCAGGCTGCCCATGTCGGAGCCGTCCTCGTAGTTGCATTGCAGAATAACGGCAAGCTCGCGCTGAGGAAAGAGCGTCAGCAGACAGTTGTAGCTTTCCAGCATGCCGCCGTGGGTGACATGCCGCACACCCTTGTAGTGGCCGGTGTAGAAGCCCAGTCCATACCCCGCCTCATAGCCGAGTCGGTAGCGGCTTGCCTGGGGCGTATGCATCAGGGCGACCGACTCGGGTGTGAGGAGCGCGGTATCTTGGAACCGGCCCTGGTTGAGATGCATGATCGCAAAGTTGGCAAGATCGAGCGTTGAGCTGATGCCAAAGCCCGCCGGATTGCCGCTCACGTTGTCGGTAAAATGATGCCTGGTACGCAGCACGCCATGCGCATCGACTTCATGCGCCAGCGCCAGCGGATAGGTCATCGCAACGGTACGGTCGAAGGTGCTGCGGCGCATCCGGAGCGGCTCGAAGATCAACTCCTGCACTAGCTGATCGTAGTATCTTCCCGTCACCACCTCGGCCAGATACCCCGCCAGGACGATGACCGTGTTGTTGTACAGATGGACCTTGCCCGGCTCCGCGATGAACTGATAGCGCGGGATCTCGTCCCACACAAAGCGCCGCAGCGCATCCGGGTCGCGCGGGCCAAAGTCCTTGCCTGCGGCTGGCAGGCCCGTGCTATGGCTCAAGACATGCCGGAGCGTAACCGCCTGGCCGAGCTTGGGATCGCTGAAGGCAAAGCCCGGCAGGTAGCTGATCACCGGCTCGTCCAGATCGAGCTTGCCCTGCTCGACCAGACGCATCACCAGCGTGCCGGTCAACGATTTGCTGATCGAGCCGATACAAAACAGCGTATCGGGCGTTACCGCGATGCCGCCATCTTCGACGCTGGTGGTGCCGAAGCCACGCGCATAGGTAATGTCGCCGCCCTGCACCAGCGCCAGCGCCAGGCCGACATAGCGCCGCTCCTGGACCGCCTGCTGGACACGTTGTTCGAGCCGGTAGAGATTCAACATCGCAGTGCTCCCGCAAAAGTCGTGTGACGAAGGCATCCTCGTGGGTGCGCCATACGATACCATGAGATCGCGCCGTACACCGCCCGCAGATTGTCCCGTATGAGAGGGTACTCGTGGGGATTTACGGCAAAGGCCGGTTGGTTTATAATCATTTACCCGCGCTGTGTTCGCCACAGGTCCGACACGTTGAGCTACCCCACAGCTGCCTGACCAAAGCGGTAGCATCCGAAGAGAGCCGCACAACCAGCGCTTCAGGAGATCAGTCATGGCATTGGTGTATCGCATTGCGGACCTGACCAAAACATATAAAGGCGCACAGCATCCGGCCAACGATCGGATCAGCCTTGATATTCACGCAGGCGAGATCTTTGGCCTGCTCGGACC
It encodes:
- a CDS encoding TauD/TfdA family dioxygenase, which encodes MANSDPAKPGPKKPGSIQRKAVNIAQAELVKVAPLLPGSSLPLLVQPTIDGVNLIDWAAAHREEIQAHLLTHGGLLFRDFAVPEIADFEQFVRATSGNLLEYRERSSPRSQVSGNIYISTDYPADQPIFLHNENSYQHTWPLKIFFFCVTAAEQGGETPIADVRKVYQRIDPAIRARFARKGWMYVRNFGQGIGLPWQTVFQTEDKAAVEEYCRQHQIEATWREGDRLRTRAIREAVLRHPQSGELVWFNHATFFHVTTLSPMVRDAMLAEFSEEDLPANSYYGDGTPIEPEVVEALREAYHQETVSFPWQRGDILMLDNMLVAHGRAPFVGSRKVVVGMAEPVSRDDVRANDIQVTP
- a CDS encoding serine hydrolase domain-containing protein, producing the protein MLNLYRLEQRVQQAVQERRYVGLALALVQGGDITYARGFGTTSVEDGGIAVTPDTLFCIGSISKSLTGTLVMRLVEQGKLDLDEPVISYLPGFAFSDPKLGQAVTLRHVLSHSTGLPAAGKDFGPRDPDALRRFVWDEIPRYQFIAEPGKVHLYNNTVIVLAGYLAEVVTGRYYDQLVQELIFEPLRMRRSTFDRTVAMTYPLALAHEVDAHGVLRTRHHFTDNVSGNPAGFGISSTLDLANFAIMHLNQGRFQDTALLTPESVALMHTPQASRYRLGYEAGYGLGFYTGHYKGVRHVTHGGMLESYNCLLTLFPQRELAVILQCNYEDGSDMGSLVGALYNELLDLPAARFQPAAVAPDRSAWPRYVGTYLSVHSGLATIEIVDDQLMLELNGETMPLTAVEGGLYHTGSTYVGFVAEASGPVQYVMIDSEPYRRFARDHSFVPDVGAWAAYTGAYAVWEIDPTPIKIRIADDRLHMQWWGDEVVCTPLTATSFISPRGLIEFEPAEDGGPPVLVTAGGAARRYRVSSAT